A part of Onthophagus taurus isolate NC chromosome 7, IU_Otau_3.0, whole genome shotgun sequence genomic DNA contains:
- the LOC111415258 gene encoding esterase B1-like, which produces MSDLIVNVQQGKIRGKLVEGFKGIKFRAFLGIPYAKPPLGNLRFKAPLPAEKWSGIKDCIEDNPGCYSKDLIYQTLAGSEDCLTLNVFTQEQSKTTSLKPVMVWIHGGAYTAGSSKSDVYGPDFLITENVILVTINYRLGLLGFLTFDDPTLEVPGNAGLKDQVLALQWVQDNIKNFGGDPNNVTIFGESAGGTSIHYLMLSPMAKGLFHKAIAQSGCCLVPWAVSRNPLYILAEILGLPFKTDQELFKYFQELPVEKLFEAQEQIPDDYKSHVMRALGPIIEKPYKNQVNFITEHPLDIIKKGTFNKVPFMLGFTSMEGFFYQMVEMRHGKSTLVNNFEEAIPNTFNIQLGTDKSRGIAKKIKEFYYKNEEPTEENKEKFFLMQTDLFFVHGIYQSARYHSKYHPVYLYKFSVDGLLNLYKTFMGITLPGAAHADEIGYLFKLFLTPEDLELDSMEYKTIKRMTKLWATFAKTGNPNPTEKDEYINDINWKPVENNQINYLDIGPELKTYVNPEKERMEFWNNIQEICETNSKL; this is translated from the exons ATGAGTGATCTAATAGTAAACGTTCAACAAGGTaaaattcgtggaaaattAGTTGAGGGATTTAAAGGTATTAAATTCCGCGCGTTTCTTGGAATACCATACGCGAAACCTCCGTTGggaaatttaagatttaag GCTCCTTTACCAGCTGAAAAATGGTCAGGCATAAAAGACTGTATAGAAGACAATCCAGGATGTTATTCCAAAGATCTTATCTACCAAACTTTAGCCGGTTCTGAAGATTGTTTaacattaaatgtttttacaCAAGAG CAATCCAAAACAACATCGTTAAAACCTGTTATGGTTTGGATTCATGGTGGCGCCTATACAGCCGGATCATCAAAATCGGACGTTTATGGAccagattttttaataacagaaAACGTAATCTtagttacaataaattatagaTTGGGTCTTCTTggatttttaacatttgatGACCCAACTTTGGAAGTACCAGGAAATGCCGGATTAAAAGATCAAGTTTTAGCATTACAATGGGTTCAAgacaacataaaaaatttcggTGGTGATCCAAACAACGTAACAATCTTCGGGGAAAGTGCTGGGGGCACTTCAATACATTATTTAATGTTATCACCAATGGCTAAAGGGTTATTTCATAAAGCCATAGCTCAGAGTGGATGTTGTTTAGTTCCTTGGGCAGTTTCTAGAAATCCTTTGTATATTTTAGCTGAAATTCTCGGGTTACCTTTTAAAACCGATCAggaactttttaaatatttccaaGAGTTACCtgttgaaaaactttttgaagcACAAGAACAAATACCGGAT gATTATAAATCCCATGTAATGAGAGCTTTAGGTCCAATTATTGAAAAACCTTATAAAAATcaggttaattttataactgaaCATCCCTtagatataattaaaaaaggtaCTTTCAACAAAGTACCTTTTATGCTTGGGTTCACGTCTATGGAAGGATTTTTTTATCAGATGGTTGAAATGCGACATGGAAAAAGTACtttagtaaataattttgaagaagCTATCCCCAATACCTTTAATATTCAATTGGGAACTGATAAATCTAGGGGAATAgctaagaaaattaaagaattttattataaaaatgaagaaccaaccgaagaaaataaagaaaaattctttttg ATGCAAACCGATTTATTTTTCGTTCATGGTATTTACCAAAGTGCGAGGTACCACTCTAAATATCACCCcgtatatttatataaattttcagttgatggtttattaaatttatataaaacatttatggGGATAACACTACCAG gagCTGCCCATGCTGATGAAATTGGTTACTTATTCAAACTTTTCTTAACACCAGAAGATTTAGAACTTGACAGCATGGAATACAAAACAATTAAGAGGATGACAAAGCTCTGGGCAACGTTTGCAAAAACGGGAAATCCAAACCCTACAGAAAAAGATGAATACATCAATGATATTAACTGGAAACCGGTTgaaaataaccaaataaattatttagatattGGACCAGAATTAAAAACATATGTTAATCctgaaaaagaaagaatgGAATTTTGGAATAATATTCAAGAAATCTGCGAAACTAATTcaaaattgtga
- the LOC111415256 gene encoding esterase B1-like — protein sequence MNTIVRTQHGLVKGTTSLDYDEELFYCFYGIPYGKPPIGELRFKAPVDIENWTGVKDCTEVKDGCFSRHIFTMKFTGSEDCLHLNVYTKELNAEAKKPVFVWIHGGAFVTGSGNPDVFGPEFLITQNIVIVTLTYRLGPLGFLCLEDTSLEVPGNAGVKDVLMGLKWVHKNIRNFGGDDSNITIAGQSAGAIMVNFMMLSPLAKGLFHKAIMQSACALQNWALGKREGAKELAERLGLKSESEKEILEFLRGVEVEKLLRASQKIRILRNDMYGDNIMCYNPVIEKPNPGAVITEPPLLKILRGDYNKVPLLMGYTSNEGLYADFLIKGMTVLIDDFEKMVPHTLQLPKGSEASKMIAAKIQQFFFKDSPATIEHKDKYMKMGSGLFFSYPVYRIARHMVDNLNHPIYFYRFSIDAKLNLYKLARKFKANGASHTDDTCYLFKTMFTPEISPGSVEDVAVRKITKLWGNFIKFGKPVLSKTDPVTQIDWKPIQKDEFNFVDIQNDRLVPGKNPDETSMIFWDDIYKLDPLYAKHKL from the exons ATGAATACAATTGTTCGAACACAACACGGTTTAGTTAAAGGAACAACATCTTTGGATTACGACGAAGAATTATTTTACTGTTTCTATGGAATTCCATACGGAAAACCTCCGATTGGTGAACTTAGatttaaa GCACCCGTAGATATTGAAAATTGGACAGGAGTTAAAGATTGCACTGAAGTTAAGGATGGATGCTTTTCAAGGCATATATTTACTATGAAATTTACAGGATCTGAGGATtgtttacatttaaatgtttatactAAAGAG ttaaatGCAGAAGCAAAAAAGCCAGTTTTTGTGTGGATACACGGTGGTGCATTTGTAACCGGATCGGGAAATCCTGATGTTTTCGGACCAGAATTCTTAATAACCCAAAATATTGTTATAGTTACCTTAACATACAGATTAGGACCCTTAg GATTTTTATGTTTGGAAGACACATCTTTAGAAGTTCCGGGAAATGCAGGAGTTAAAGACGTTTTAATGGGTCTGAAATGGgttcataaaaatatacgaAACTTCGGTGGTGATGATTCTAATATTACAATAGCCGGTCAAAGTGCAGGTGCTATAATGGTAAATTTCATGATGCTCTCTCCGTTAGCGAAAGGACTTTTTCATAAAGCGATTATGCAAAGTGCTTGTGCTTTGCAAAATTGGGCCCTTGGTAAAAGGGAAGGCGCTAAAGAACTTGCGGAAAGGTTGGGACTAAAAAGTGAatctgaaaaagaaattttagagTTTCTAAGAGGAGTTGAAGTTGAGAAATTGTTAAGAGCTAgtcaaaaaattagaatattaagaaac gaTATGTATGGTGATAATATTATGTGTTATAATCCTGTTATTGAAAAACCAAATCCTGGAGCAGTTATTACGGAACCAccgttgttaaaaattttaagaggAGATTATAATAAAGTTCCATTGTTAATGGGATATACTTCAAATGAAGGGTTGTACGCCGACTTCTTAATAAAAGGGATGACAGTCttaattgatgattttgaaaagATGGTTCCTCATACTTTGCAACTTCCAAAAGGCAGTGAAGCATCTAAAATGATAGCCGCAAAAATACAACAGTTTTTCTTTAAAGATTCACCAGCTACGATTGAACATAAAGATAAGTATATGAAA atggGTTCTGGATTATTCTTTTCTTACCCAGTTTATAGAATAGCAAGACATATGGTAGACAATTTAAACCAccctatttatttttatagattttctATTGatgctaaattaaatttgtataaacTTGCCAGAAAGTTTAAAGCAAACG GAGCCTCTCATACCGATGATACCTGTTATCTATTTAAAACTATGTTCACCCCAGAAATATCACCAGGAAGTGTGGAAGATGTTGCAGttcgaaaaataacaaaactttggggaaatttcataaaattcggGAAACCTGTTTTGTCTAAAACTGATCCTGTCACTCAAATCGACTGGAAACCTATTCAAAAAGACGAATTTAACTTTGTGGATATACAAAACGACAGATTGGTACCTGGAAAAAATCCTGACGAAACATCTATGATATTTTGGGATGACATCTATAAATTAGATCCTTTATACGcaaaacataaattataa